The DNA sequence AGCGGTAGAGTTATTTGGCCGCTGTTCGGGTAAAATCCGCTGCGTCATGACGTTCAGGCAACTGATCTTCTGCCTCTCCCCAGACACGATTGACTTTCACACCACGCTGCACCGCAGGGCGCTGAGCGATATCCTGTGCCCAACGCTGCAGGTTTTTATAGGCAGAGACATCAAGAAACTCCGCCGCACCATACAGTTTCCCTTGTGCCAGTGCGCCGTGCCACGGCCAGATAGCCATATCAGCAATGGTATACTCATCCCCGGCAATAAAACGATGCGTACTCAATTGCTTATCGAGAAGATCCAGCTGGCGCTTGGCTTCCATAGTAAAGCGGTCAATTGCATACTCGATTTTTTCGGGGGCATAGTGATAAAAATGGCCGAAACCACCACCCAGCAAGGGTGCTGCACCCTGCAACCAGAATAACCAGTTTAATGTTTCGGTTCGCGCCGAGGCTGATTCAGGCAGAAAATGGCGATACTTTTCGGCCAGATAGAGCAATATGGCACCAGATTCAAAGACACGAGTCGGCGGGGTGGTTGAGACATCCAACAGTGCAGGGATTTTCGAGTTAGGATTAATGGCGACAAAACCAGAAGTGAATTGCTCACTGTCACCAATGCGAATCAAAAAGGCATCGTACTCAGCCTCATGTACGCAAAGTTCCAGCAGTTCCTCGAGTAAAATGGTCACTTTTTGTCCATTGGGTGTGCCCATGGAGTAAAGCTGCAAAGGATGCTTACCTACAGGCAGAGTAGCCTCACTTCTCGCTCCTGCCGTTGGCCGGTTGATCCCTCCCCAGACGCCTCCCATATTGGGGTTTTCCTGCCAGACGCGGGGTGGCTGATAGTTATCCTGACTCATGACGATATCTCCTCATTCGTTTTCCAGGTGCCGGTGAAATCACCGACTGTAAAGGTGCTCCGGACTGATAAGGCAGTGCTCGAAATGTCTGCCTGATCGGTGTAGGCTTTTGCCCGATAATATGGCAGAGAACAGGGTGCTGATCTTCTCTGAATGTGTTGTGATGTGTTAAACCATAGTGTGCTTTTCTTCTAAAGGCCAGCTCCGATGACAACCCGATGTGCAGCTACGACCAGCAGTGACTTTCCACCTGATGAGAAAACGCATGGCACAGTGATGACCATGCAAGGAGAGAGAGTCTGTCACTGGCATTTGCAAATGCCGGATTATCACGCTGATGAGTGGGGGCGGCCGGTGACTGATGACAAACTGATTTTTGAGAAGGTGTGTCTGGAAAGTTTTCAGTCCGGATTATCCTGGCATATAGTCCTGCACAAACGCGCTGCGTTTCGGGAAGCGTTCTGCGGTTTTGATTTTTATCAGTTGGCTGATTTTTCAGCAGTGGATATTGAATCTCTGCTGAAAAATCCTGCGATCATTCGTAACCGTAGAAAAATTGTCTCTGCGATTCATAACGCACAACGCGCGATTGCACTGGTGAGTGAGGCGGGTTCTCTGGCGGCCTGGTTCTGGCAGTTTGAGCCGCCACCGGAAGCGCGGCCAAAAGAGATAACGCAAGAGTATTTATCGCAACACCCTGATTCAGCGGCCTCCAGAGCAATGGCTCGCGGGTTGAAACAGCGGGGCTGGACGTGGGTTGGCCCGGTGACCTGTTACTCGCTCATGCAGGCACTTGGCCTGGTGAATGATCATCTTCAGGGGTGTTGTTACCGTAATATTTGCGAAAGTGCACGTGCGGAACTGATTCGACCCTGGCTGAAAAGTGAGTAAAGAGTGGCGATAACCCTCTTTGGTATCTCACTTAAGCCAGGTATTCTGGCATCCTGATGCTGCTTTTACGGTCTGGTATCTGTTTCGTGCATTGTGTCCTGAAGCGGGATCGGCCAAAATAGCCCTATTCGTATTCATTATGCTGTGTCAGCACAGCAGCTAATCAGAAGATATTTCATGTCAAATGCGCCTTTTATGCAGGAAGTGGCTCGTCGTCGCACTTTCGCTATCATTTCTCACCCGGATGCCGGGAAAACCACCATTACTGAAAAAGTACTGTTATTCGGACAGGCGATCCAAACAGCCGGTACGGTAAAAGGCCGCGGTTCAAGCCAGCATGCCAAATCTGACTGGATGGAGATGGAAAAGCAGCGTGGAATCTCTATCACCACCTCGGTAATGCAGTTCCCCTACCGCGACTGTCTGGTAAACCTGCTCGATACTCCCGGACATGAAGATTTCTCAGAAGATACC is a window from the Erwinia sp. genome containing:
- the tag_1 gene encoding DNA-3-methyladenine glycosylase 1 (ID:JIFNMEKO_00329;~source:Prodigal:2.6); this translates as MTTRCAATTSSDFPPDEKTHGTVMTMQGERVCHWHLQMPDYHADEWGRPVTDDKLIFEKVCLESFQSGLSWHIVLHKRAAFREAFCGFDFYQLADFSAVDIESLLKNPAIIRNRRKIVSAIHNAQRAIALVSEAGSLAAWFWQFEPPPEARPKEITQEYLSQHPDSAASRAMARGLKQRGWTWVGPVTCYSLMQALGLVNDHLQGCCYRNICESARAELIRPWLKSE
- the yghU gene encoding Disulfide-bond oxidoreductase YghU (ID:JIFNMEKO_00328;~source:Prodigal:2.6); the protein is MSQDNYQPPRVWQENPNMGGVWGGINRPTAGARSEATLPVGKHPLQLYSMGTPNGQKVTILLEELLELCVHEAEYDAFLIRIGDSEQFTSGFVAINPNSKIPALLDVSTTPPTRVFESGAILLYLAEKYRHFLPESASARTETLNWLFWLQGAAPLLGGGFGHFYHYAPEKIEYAIDRFTMEAKRQLDLLDKQLSTHRFIAGDEYTIADMAIWPWHGALAQGKLYGAAEFLDVSAYKNLQRWAQDIAQRPAVQRGVKVNRVWGEAEDQLPERHDAADFTRTAAK